One genomic window of Cyprinus carpio isolate SPL01 chromosome B8, ASM1834038v1, whole genome shotgun sequence includes the following:
- the zgc:194990 gene encoding E3 ubiquitin-protein ligase TRIM69, whose protein sequence is MKDCLQFLIEPAKKLKFRLKETRKRVKHVKKEPFTESQLLIMELARELNRICQRSDILAHIWTGEDVWPPHACREFIVETANILEVNENTETPMQVYADLRPEKRDWKSQLLSTLEQGGEYDLGPYKRIILDWTRGQRNRHPNTISPRDEALMMLDDVELRWKRGHLSHLQSAVELLIGVVLGEHMDKELIPRLWLVQKQKTQKIDCTGYIPHIVWNWICNAAVEVTLDPETANPALVLSENCKRMQCGLEQREVPHSLRRFDSWWCCLGSEGFLSGRWYWEIEVGDRDWRLGVAKESAPCKGYRPLNTQSGYLTLRLERGSELKALTTPPTPLPQSFIPRRVGVYLDYEEGQLSFYDTQKRAHIYTYNERFTEKLYPVFGTVERVREMVIRPADLRERCLCKGQCLFC, encoded by the exons ATGAAAGATTGCCTTCAGTTCCTCATTGAGCCAGCCAAGAAGCTCAAGTTTCGTCTGAAG GAGACGCGGAAGAGAGTGAAACATGTGAAGAAAGAGCCGTTTACAGAGAGTCAGCTGCTTATAATGGAGCTCGCGCGAGAACTCAACAGGATCTGTCAG AGGTCAGATATTCTGGCTCACATCTGGACCGGAGAGGACGTGTGGCCTCCACACGCCTGTCGAGAGTTCATTGTAGAGACCGCCAACATCCTGGAGGTGAAC GAAAATACTGAGACGCCCATGCAAGTTTATGCTGATCTGCGTCCAGAAAAGCGGGACTGGAAGAGTCAGTTACTCAGCACGCTGGAGCAGGGAGGAGAATATGACTTGGGCCCATACAAAAGGATCATTTTGGACTGGACCAGAGGACAGCGCAACAGACAC CCCAACACTATATCTCCCCGTGATGAGGCGTTGATGATGCTGGATGACGTGGAGCTGCGTTGGAAGCGGGGTCACCTGTCGCACCTGCAGTCTGCTGTAGAGCTTCTCATAGGGGTTGTGCTTGGGGAACATATGGACAAG GAGCTCATTCCAAGACTGTGGCTGGTACAAAAACAAAAGACCCAGAAGATTG ATTGCACTGGCTACATTCCACACATAG TGTGGAACTGGATATGTAATGCTGCAG TGGAGGTGACTCTCGACCCAGAGACGGCCAACCCTGCTCTGGTTCTGTCTGAGAACTGCAAGCGCATGCAGTGCGGTCTGGAGCAGCGTGAGGTTCCTCACAGCCTGCGGCGCTTCGACAGCTGGTGGTGCTGTCTCGGCTCTGAAGGCTTCTTGTCAGGACGCTGGTACTGGGAGATAGAAGTGGGCGACCGTGATTGGCGTCTCGGGGTGGCCAAAGAATCAGCTCCCTGCAAAGGCTACAGACCGCTGAACACCCAGAGTGGATACTTGACCCTCAGGCTGGAGAGGGGCTCCGAGCTCAAGGCCCTGACCACACCGCCCACACCCCTGCCCCAGTCATTCATCCCGCGGAGGGTGGGGGTCTATCTGGACTATGAGGAGGGGCAGTTGTCCTTCTATGACACCCAGAAGCGTGCACACATCTACACATACAACGAGAGGTTCACAGAGAAGCTTTACCCGGTGTTTGGGACGGTGGAGAGGGTCCGTGAGATGGTGATCAGGCCTGCAGACCTAAGGGAGCGATGTCTCTGTAAGGGACAATGTCTGTTCTGCTAA